From a region of the Triticum aestivum cultivar Chinese Spring chromosome 7D, IWGSC CS RefSeq v2.1, whole genome shotgun sequence genome:
- the LOC123164188 gene encoding probable prefoldin subunit 2: protein MASRAGGEPINEQVVANTYANMRTEMNQLYTKITELEMEVSEHSLVIVAIEPLDPTRRCYRMIGGVLVERTIKEVLPAVHRNKEGLEEVVARVKEALETKKKEMTEFELKYKIRIRKGGDSGAEEGNMKEASAQGVLVGPAGSRAE from the coding sequence ATGGCAAGTAGAGCAGGTGGTGAACCCATAAACGAGCAAGTGGTCGCAAACACTTATGCGAACATGCGAACTGAAATGAACCAGCTCTACACCAAGATCACAGAGCTGGAAATGGAAGTGAGTGAGCACTCTCTTGTGATTGTCGCCATAGAGCCCCTGGACCCCACTAGGCGGTGCTACAGAATGATCGGTGGAGTCTTGGTTGAGAGGACCATCAAGGAGGTGTTGCCCGCCGTGCACCGGAACAAGGAGGGCCTGGAAGAGGTGGTGGCTCGCGTGAAGGAGGCTCTGGAGACCAAAAAGAAAGAGATGACCGAGTTTGAGCTCAAGTACAAGATCAGGATCCGGAAGGGGGGCGACAGCGGTGCCGAGGAAGGCAACATGAAGGAAGCCTCTGCTCAGGGTGTTCTTGTTGGCCCTGCTGGCAGTAGAGCAGAGTGA